One stretch of Nicotiana tabacum cultivar K326 chromosome 18, ASM71507v2, whole genome shotgun sequence DNA includes these proteins:
- the LOC142172755 gene encoding uncharacterized protein LOC142172755 — MVQKMSDPGSFTIPCMIGSCAFSKALCDLESSINLMPLAVYTKLGIGRARPTLMLLLLADRMVKRPIGILDDVLVQVGKFVFPADFVILDCQVDEEIPIILGGPFLATGRALIDCETGELKMRLNDKEVIFNVQQSMRRPSEYANRSLVEAVDVIL, encoded by the coding sequence ATGGTTCAAAAGATGTCCGACCCAGGTAGCTTCACTATTCCATGCATGATTGGGAGTTGTGCCTTTTCAAAGGCATTATGTGATTTGGAATccagcataaatttgatgcctctGGCTGTATACACCAAACTgggcattggcagagctagaccgACTTTGATGTTGTTGCTGCTGGCTGATCGCATGGTAAAAAGGCCTATTGGGattcttgatgatgtgttggtgcaagtgGGGAAGTtcgtgtttcctgcagactttgttattctggactgtcagGTAGATGAGGAGATACCTATCATTTTAGGTGGGCCATTtttggccactgggagagcatTGATCGATTGTGAGACTGGGGAATTAAAAATGAGATTGAACGATAAAGAAGTCATATTCAATGTTCAGCAATCTATGAGGAGACCCAGTGAATATGCTAATCGCTCTCTAGTAGAGGCAGTGGATGTGATCCTATAA